GGTTCGCAGACGCTGGAATGATTGGGCAGCTCGGCCCAGAAACTGAAATCGCCACGGACGATGCCCTGGCCTTTCGGGCCGCCGACGGTGACCAGTGTCGGGCATTCGGCGACTTCACTGAGCTTCGGCCGGTTGACTGCATCGGTGACCACCACTTTGGCACCGGAGCTGTTCAGGCGATGTTCGAGGGCTTTGGGGCCGAACGCGGTAAACAGCGGTTGATACACCGCGCCGATGCGCCAGGTGGCGAACACGGTGATCAGTAATTCGATGTTGCGCGGCAGCAGGCCGGCGACCTTGTCGCCCTTCTGCACGCCTTGGGCCAGAAGGAAATTGGCGAAACGCGCGGCTTTGTCCTGCAAGTCGCTGAAGGTGTAAGTCGCACTGGCGCCATCGCGACCCTCCCAGAACAGCGCGATGCGCCCTGGCAACGCGTGACGGTCACAACATTCGATGCAGGCGTTGAGCGCCTCGAGCGAGCCGCTGAGTGCGGCGTCCACGGTGTGCTGATAATCAAACTGCTGGGTGGCAGACAAGTAATCGCGCATTGCCAGAATCCCTCTGTGTTTTTATTAGGTCGGGGAACCGTAAACATCAGAGGAATACTCGCGCCGCACGCCGGCTGCGGCAATGGTCAAAGCCCTCAAAGTGGATGACTGGTTTGGCCAAGAATCGGGGTTGATACTGATCGTTCCCACGCAGAGCGTGGGAACGAGGTGAGATGCGGGTCAGACCGCTTCGTTGAGAATCAGGCTGCGATAGTGTCCCGGATTGGTCCCCGACCACTTGCGAAACGCCTTGTAGAACGAGCTCGCATCGGCAAATCCCAGGCGTGTGGCGATGTCGACAAAACTGATCGAAGGCTCCGCCAGCCAGGTGATCGCCAGTTCCTTGCGCACGCTGTCCTTGAGGCCTTGATAGGTTTGCCCTTCTTCGGCCAGACGCCGACGCAGGGTGGAAGCCGACATGCACAATTGCTGGGCCAGGGCTTCGGTTTCCGGCCACTGTTCGGCGGGTAGTTGCCGCAGATCCTGCTTGATCCGGCTGGCGAGGCTTTCCGGGTCGCGGTACTTCACCAGAATGTTGGCCGGGGCATGGGCGAGGAAGCGTTTCAACTCCTCGGCGCTGCGCTTGATCGGCAGATCCAGCACGTCGGCGGCAAAGATCATCCGCGTGCGCGGCCGGTCGAAGCGCAGGTTTTCCGAGAACATCACCCGATAGTCATCACAGAAGTCCGGCGCCGGGCAGCGCAACTCGATGGCCAGGATCGGAATTCGCCGCCCCGCCAGCCAGCACGCCACGCCGTGGACGATCATCCAGTAAGTGAAATAGGTAAAGGCGCGGCGCGGTTCCGCGTCATCCTCCAGCAGCACGATCTCCGCCAGACTTTGCTGATGCACCAGTTGCGCGGGCATGCGCTCAAGCATCAGCGACAGGAAATTCAGACCGGTACTCAATCCCGCAGCCAGGTTCGGCTGGGCCATCGCGCTGCGGCAGAGGAATTCCAGACTGCCGGATTTCAGCTTGCGCGGGTCCATGCCAAAGAACTCGTCATCACCCCGCCGCGCCAGCAATCGCCATAACCGCGCGTACTGGCTGGCCGGGACGCGGGCGTCATCGGTGGCCAGCAGCGCCGGATCGATGCCGACCTTGTTCAAGACTTCTTCCGTGGCCACGCCCCGGGCACAACTTTGCTGCAGTGCTTCGCGCACCAGTTGAATGGCGATGGTGTCTTTTTCCGACATGGATCGAGGCAAATCCTGTTGTTGTTCGAGTGGCTGGCATCTTAACGCAGCAGCCCGGGCACGGCTTGCTTCATCCGGAATGGCCGTGACGCATTTGAGAATGGTTGATCTTCAAGCCTGTTCAGCTACCGTTCAGGTAAATGTCAATGACTGACATGTGAGAATGACTTTCATTATGTTACAACTTGTAACCTCATTTCGTTACACAGTGGATGCCGAATGCTCGTTCCCTTTTTGATCATGCTGCGCGAAGGCATTGAAGCCGCACTGATCGTTGGCATTATCGCCAGCTACCTGCAACAGACCGGCCGTGGCCAATGGATGCCGGCGGTGTGGATCGGCGTGTTTCTCGCCGCTGCGCTGGCCTTGCTGGTGGGCGGTGGCCTGGAGCTGGTCAGCGCCGAATTCCCGCAGAAACAGCAGGAACTGTTCGAAGGCGTGGTCGGCCTCGTCGCCGTGGGCATTCTCAGTTCCATGGTGTTCTGGATGCGCAAGGTGGCGCGTTCGATCAAGCATTCGCTGCAGGCGTCCCTCGATCATGCGCTGACGGCGTCGAAGCATCAGGTCATCGCGCTGATTGCCATGGTGTTTTTCGCCGTCGCCCGGGAAGGACTGGAAACCGTGTTCTTCCTGCTCGCCGTGTTCCAGCAGAGCGAAGGCCCGGGCGCGCCGATCGGCGCCCTGCTCGGCCTGATCCTGGCCATCGTCGTCGGCTTCCTGATCTACAGCGGCAGCATGCGCCTGAACCTGTCGGCGTTCTTCCGCTGGACCGGACTGTTCATCCTCGTGGTCGCTGCCGGGATTCTCTCCAACTCGGTGCAGGCACTGCATGAAGCCGGCGTCTGGAATCACCTGCAAACCGTGCTCTTCGACTTCAGCGCAACGCTGCCGATGGACGGCCCGCTGGGCTCGGTGCTGGCCGGCATGTTCGGTTATCAGGATGCGCCGACCATCAGCACCCTCGGCGCATACCTGATCTATCTGGTGGTGGCGCTGGTGATGTTCTTCTAT
This genomic window from Pseudomonas kribbensis contains:
- a CDS encoding AraC family transcriptional regulator, whose protein sequence is MSEKDTIAIQLVREALQQSCARGVATEEVLNKVGIDPALLATDDARVPASQYARLWRLLARRGDDEFFGMDPRKLKSGSLEFLCRSAMAQPNLAAGLSTGLNFLSLMLERMPAQLVHQQSLAEIVLLEDDAEPRRAFTYFTYWMIVHGVACWLAGRRIPILAIELRCPAPDFCDDYRVMFSENLRFDRPRTRMIFAADVLDLPIKRSAEELKRFLAHAPANILVKYRDPESLASRIKQDLRQLPAEQWPETEALAQQLCMSASTLRRRLAEEGQTYQGLKDSVRKELAITWLAEPSISFVDIATRLGFADASSFYKAFRKWSGTNPGHYRSLILNEAV
- the efeU gene encoding iron uptake transporter permease EfeU, which produces MLVPFLIMLREGIEAALIVGIIASYLQQTGRGQWMPAVWIGVFLAAALALLVGGGLELVSAEFPQKQQELFEGVVGLVAVGILSSMVFWMRKVARSIKHSLQASLDHALTASKHQVIALIAMVFFAVAREGLETVFFLLAVFQQSEGPGAPIGALLGLILAIVVGFLIYSGSMRLNLSAFFRWTGLFILVVAAGILSNSVQALHEAGVWNHLQTVLFDFSATLPMDGPLGSVLAGMFGYQDAPTISTLGAYLIYLVVALVMFFYPAPAPASKAAASNSASSQ